The region TTATCCTGACGCAGATGCAGACGATATTCCGCTCTTGCAGTGAACATTCTATACGGCTCATCAACACCTTTAGTAACCAGGTCATCAATTAATACACCAATATACGAGCTATCGCGTTTAAAAATTATTGGCAATTTATTTTTTAGTTTTTGAACAGCATTAATGCCCGCAACAATTCCCTGAGCAGCTGCTTCTTCATAGCCTGATGTACCATTAATCTGACCAGCTAAAAACAATCCGCTTATATTCTTCGTTTCTAAACTTGCTTTTATTTGGTCAGTAGGAACACAATCATATTCAATTGCATAGCCAAATCGCATAATCTTTGCCTTCTCAAGCCCTTTTATTGAATGAACTATTTTTAATTGAATGTCTGGTGGAAAGCTTGTGGGAATGCCATTTGCATACATCTCAAAAGTATCTATACCCTCAGGCTCAATAAATACTTGATGTTTGTTTTTCTCTGGAAATTTTCGGATTTTATCCTCAATTGAAGGGCAGTATCTTGCTCCAATTCCAGTAATATTTCCGCTAAAAAGAGATGATTTTTCAATATTATCGGCAATAATTTTATGCGTTTGGGGATTCGTTGATGTAAGATAACAGCTCACATAATTTTTTGGCTGAATATCAGTATAATAAGAAAATTTCACCGGGGGTTCATCCGGCAATTGTTCATCAAGTTTAGAAAAATCTAATGTTCTTGAATCAACTCTTGGAGGAGTTCCAGTTTTGAATCTTGCTAATCTTATTCCGTTCTTCATAAGGGATAATGTTAAATTTTCAGCAGCAAATTCTCCAGCTCTTCCTGCAGAAAAGTTTTTTAGTCCTATATGAATTCTCCCACGCAAAAAAGTTCCTGGTGTTAGTATCACGGTTTTCCCAAAATATTCCTGTCCATACTGGGTCTTCACACCCTTAATCACATTATTTTCAACAATAATTTCTTCAATGAGAGCTTCCTTTATTTCAAGATTATTTTGATGCTCAAGTATAGAACGCATAGCTAAATGATAACGGTTTCTATCTGCTTGTGCACG is a window of Candidatus Cloacimonadota bacterium DNA encoding:
- the mnmG gene encoding tRNA uridine-5-carboxymethylaminomethyl(34) synthesis enzyme MnmG encodes the protein MKIYDVIVVGGGHAGSEAAIAAAKIGASTLLFVIKIETIGRMSCNPSVGGLAKGHLVREVDALGGAIGQAIDRAGIHFRMLNKSKGPAVWAPRAQADRNRYHLAMRSILEHQNNLEIKEALIEEIIVENNVIKGVKTQYGQEYFGKTVILTPGTFLRGRIHIGLKNFSAGRAGEFAAENLTLSLMKNGIRLARFKTGTPPRVDSRTLDFSKLDEQLPDEPPVKFSYYTDIQPKNYVSCYLTSTNPQTHKIIADNIEKSSLFSGNITGIGARYCPSIEDKIRKFPEKNKHQVFIEPEGIDTFEMYANGIPTSFPPDIQLKIVHSIKGLEKAKIMRFGYAIEYDCVPTDQIKASLETKNISGLFLAGQINGTSGYEEAAAQGIVAGINAVQKLKNKLPIIFKRDSSYIGVLIDDLVTKGVDEPYRMFTARAEYRLHLRQDNADERLMPLGYKLGLIGQERYDRFQRAIEIKNREIEKLKSINANIKSKKSYKMIDILRRPEVNFDGLTQFGYKIENDVTELIKQKITLEVKYKGYIKRQLKEIEKFDSLEHKKIPPNFDYMNFHTISYEAREKLTKIRPVSVGQASRIPGVTYADISALLIKLKSLHG